From Virgibacillus siamensis, a single genomic window includes:
- the mobQ gene encoding MobQ family relaxase: protein MAIYHFSGQMISRGKGQSSIAAAAYRSSEKLYSERYDKINDYSRLVKPDSFILSPDNAPKWTNNREQLWNEVEKIEKQKNAQLAREFNVALPVELSNDQQRKLAKDFCQDAFVNEGMVADISIHRDDIKNPHFHVMLTTRGFKENGEWDAKASKIKQENGKEKRINKTNWGDRETFQKWRGMWADYANDSLERNGYEQRVSHKSHKELNKQEEPTIHEGYFAQKMGDDSERVSFNNEIRKHNQKVVQLHELKQEREKLKEAQKIARNFSPEEKKTIAQEAKQLKMFVSFRNIKEKEKMLERWEYSTLKNSTRAEDRSKTLHTIHDVKARLQNVDAILSKEANRFLDKHYPDINKDVYSDFAKKYMVDAAVTDNHIFGNEEAKKLLQEGEQEHVNHELSTLIQNRHYSYTKIKNENEQLSDTFNNLVKVYRIDFNKPKTFNRLDSSIQQKVESTFKRKQSTDKALTFLNEHYNNQLKRFYGDDIGSDMTINEKELIVGFSEYFEKPVSLQKDNAEVDLFRFTTVEKEQIIDVLHNYLHNKPTKPDVETRFAEVLSGNAAVQQYFVAECKDTKDLSVESEAKLDEVLSSYEPENQAFISFNDTRSIRPLSSMVQAAENTLEKSLKQADYAEREKVQEMKRLQNRQRNKGLGR, encoded by the coding sequence ATGGCAATTTATCATTTCTCAGGTCAGATGATTTCCAGAGGAAAGGGGCAATCGTCTATTGCAGCAGCGGCCTATAGAAGCAGTGAAAAATTATATAGTGAACGCTATGACAAAATAAATGATTATAGTCGTTTAGTGAAACCCGATTCTTTTATTCTGTCGCCAGATAATGCGCCTAAATGGACTAATAATCGTGAGCAACTTTGGAATGAAGTTGAAAAAATTGAAAAACAAAAAAATGCACAACTGGCAAGAGAATTTAATGTAGCTTTACCTGTTGAATTATCAAATGATCAGCAGCGCAAGTTAGCAAAGGATTTTTGCCAAGATGCTTTTGTGAATGAAGGCATGGTAGCTGATATTTCCATTCATAGGGATGATATAAAAAATCCTCATTTTCATGTCATGTTGACTACAAGGGGTTTTAAAGAAAATGGTGAATGGGATGCTAAAGCATCAAAAATTAAGCAAGAAAATGGAAAAGAAAAACGTATCAATAAAACCAACTGGGGAGATCGAGAAACTTTTCAAAAATGGCGTGGAATGTGGGCCGACTATGCAAATGATTCATTAGAAAGAAACGGGTACGAACAAAGGGTTTCTCACAAATCACACAAGGAATTAAATAAACAAGAAGAACCAACTATTCATGAAGGTTATTTTGCCCAAAAAATGGGTGATGATTCAGAGCGCGTTTCCTTTAATAATGAGATCCGCAAACATAATCAAAAAGTTGTTCAGTTACATGAGTTAAAGCAGGAGAGGGAAAAATTAAAAGAAGCCCAAAAAATTGCTCGCAACTTTTCTCCGGAGGAAAAGAAAACCATTGCACAAGAAGCCAAACAACTAAAGATGTTTGTGTCATTTCGTAATATTAAAGAGAAAGAAAAAATGCTGGAACGGTGGGAGTATTCTACGCTTAAGAACAGCACCAGAGCAGAAGATAGATCAAAAACGCTGCATACGATCCATGATGTGAAAGCACGATTGCAAAATGTTGATGCTATCTTATCAAAGGAAGCGAATCGGTTTTTAGACAAACATTATCCTGACATCAATAAAGATGTGTATAGTGACTTTGCTAAAAAATATATGGTGGATGCAGCTGTAACTGATAACCATATTTTTGGAAATGAAGAAGCTAAAAAGCTCCTTCAAGAAGGGGAACAAGAGCATGTTAATCATGAATTATCGACACTGATTCAAAATCGTCATTACTCTTACACGAAAATAAAGAATGAGAATGAACAACTATCGGATACGTTCAATAATCTGGTGAAGGTATATCGAATTGACTTCAATAAACCGAAGACATTTAATCGGTTGGATTCCAGTATTCAGCAAAAGGTTGAAAGTACATTTAAACGCAAACAATCAACTGATAAAGCACTAACATTTTTAAATGAGCACTATAATAATCAGCTGAAAAGGTTTTACGGTGACGATATTGGAAGCGATATGACCATTAATGAAAAGGAATTAATTGTTGGATTTAGTGAGTACTTCGAAAAACCAGTATCTTTGCAAAAGGATAATGCGGAGGTTGATCTTTTCCGGTTTACTACAGTTGAAAAAGAACAAATTATCGATGTACTTCATAACTATTTGCATAATAAGCCAACCAAACCTGATGTAGAAACACGTTTTGCGGAGGTATTATCAGGTAATGCGGCTGTTCAACAATATTTCGTAGCCGAATGTAAAGATACAAAGGATTTATCTGTTGAAAGTGAAGCAAAACTGGATGAAGTCTTATCATCTTATGAACCAGAAAATCAAGCGTTTATTTCCTTTAATGATACCCGTTCCATTCGACCATTATCATCAATGGTGCAAGCTGCAGAAAATACATTGGAAAAATCATTGAAGCAAGCTGATTATGCAGAGCGTGAGAAAGTACAGGAAATGAAACGATTGCAAAACCGTCAAAGGAACAAAGGTTTGGGAAGGTAA
- a CDS encoding CagC family type IV secretion system protein, with translation MNLYLLAGIGGRINSALSQIQGILTGLVVIVGICISLFILITSMHKLKNPHEKDEVFRSIGRVMGAVALGAAIVWITPWVFQLFQ, from the coding sequence ATGAATTTATATCTTTTAGCAGGTATTGGAGGAAGAATTAATTCTGCATTATCACAAATCCAAGGTATATTGACAGGTTTAGTTGTCATTGTGGGTATTTGTATTTCGCTCTTTATCCTTATTACGAGCATGCATAAATTAAAAAATCCACATGAAAAAGATGAGGTTTTTCGTTCTATCGGACGTGTGATGGGGGCTGTAGCTTTAGGTGCTGCAATTGTTTGGATTACTCCATGGGTATTCCAGCTTTTCCAATAA
- a CDS encoding putative holin-like toxin yields the protein MDISNVLNLMISFGVLVVLIMSNKNEKK from the coding sequence ATGGATATATCAAATGTGCTTAACCTTATGATTTCTTTTGGGGTTTTGGTTGTATTGATTATGTCCAATAAAAACGAAAAAAAGTAA
- a CDS encoding SpaA isopeptide-forming pilin-related protein produces MGKKVFSVLGLILLLFSLFAQTSFAKVINPVSEPLGEGWVSRSDNGGWLYTYVKEDANGNLVYCLSPNYDTPRGENLKPIGPVSELEANVLRVGYPQNNLGLNNDKALYATQVALYIASGAFAWSDLKFHNASIEEAARNILNEAKQLNYSDKAVLKVSNEKVKATPADGKYVTPVIQVVGDQGTYSVSLQGAPKEAKVVNGNGVAKEKFNVGEGFRVIFNAAQSGNFSITIDGALEKTRTMAYEGTPHDVQDVVELIPITKNKSTEVAVSWEAAGDLVVKKVDKQGNPLQGVTFEVKNSQGEVIAEGTSNEEGLVVFENLKPGDFMVYETKVPEGYTLNETEYDVHVKNGKKTVLTVKNERIQGLLEIIKVDAETKKALQGAEFTIYNEADEEVSTIVTNEDGIASMKLPYGKYTFKEIKAPEGYSLNENEFQFEIKSDGQVIKKKVADQAIEKDVETPVENNDQNNDKGDKEQIGGKLPKTSSDSLTNAATGLTIALVGTILFFFRKKRFN; encoded by the coding sequence ATGGGGAAGAAGGTATTTTCAGTATTGGGGTTAATTTTGCTATTGTTTAGTTTGTTTGCACAAACCAGTTTTGCAAAAGTTATTAACCCTGTATCCGAACCGCTTGGTGAAGGTTGGGTTTCACGCAGCGATAATGGTGGCTGGCTCTATACATATGTAAAGGAAGATGCGAACGGAAATCTGGTTTACTGTTTGTCGCCAAATTATGATACGCCTAGAGGAGAGAACCTTAAACCAATCGGACCAGTGAGTGAGCTTGAAGCAAATGTGTTGCGTGTTGGTTATCCCCAAAATAATTTGGGGTTGAATAACGACAAAGCGCTATATGCCACTCAGGTTGCTTTGTATATTGCAAGCGGGGCTTTTGCTTGGTCAGATCTGAAATTTCATAATGCCAGTATTGAAGAGGCAGCTAGAAATATTTTGAATGAGGCTAAGCAACTTAATTATTCAGATAAGGCTGTCTTGAAAGTGTCGAATGAGAAAGTTAAAGCAACACCAGCTGATGGAAAATATGTGACTCCAGTTATTCAGGTCGTTGGAGATCAGGGAACATATAGTGTTTCCTTACAAGGAGCTCCAAAGGAAGCAAAAGTCGTTAACGGAAATGGTGTGGCGAAAGAAAAGTTCAATGTTGGAGAAGGTTTCAGAGTAATTTTTAATGCTGCACAAAGTGGTAATTTTTCTATTACAATTGACGGCGCACTAGAAAAAACAAGGACGATGGCATATGAAGGCACACCTCACGATGTTCAAGATGTTGTTGAATTAATCCCAATTACTAAAAATAAATCAACGGAAGTTGCTGTATCATGGGAAGCAGCAGGAGACCTTGTTGTAAAGAAGGTGGATAAACAAGGTAATCCGCTTCAAGGTGTAACATTTGAGGTCAAAAACAGTCAAGGCGAGGTTATTGCGGAAGGTACATCAAATGAAGAAGGCTTGGTAGTTTTTGAAAATCTAAAACCTGGTGATTTCATGGTATATGAAACAAAAGTGCCAGAAGGTTATACATTAAACGAAACAGAATACGATGTTCACGTGAAAAACGGTAAAAAGACGGTTCTAACGGTAAAAAACGAACGCATTCAAGGTCTCTTGGAAATTATTAAAGTAGATGCTGAAACAAAGAAAGCATTACAAGGTGCTGAATTTACCATTTACAATGAAGCAGATGAAGAGGTATCCACAATTGTCACGAATGAAGATGGTATTGCTTCTATGAAATTACCTTATGGCAAATATACATTCAAAGAAATAAAAGCACCTGAAGGCTACAGTTTGAATGAAAACGAATTCCAATTTGAAATTAAATCAGACGGACAAGTGATTAAAAAGAAAGTTGCGGATCAGGCAATTGAAAAGGATGTGGAAACCCCGGTAGAAAATAATGACCAGAACAATGATAAAGGGGATAAGGAACAAATCGGTGGAAAGCTGCCGAAAACATCAAGTGACAGTCTGACAAATGCAGCAACCGGTCTTACTATCGCACTTGTTGGCACAATATTATTCTTTTTCCGGAAGAAACGATTTAACTAA
- a CDS encoding class D sortase, with protein MVGSKIKLLAITLIAFGLLFSAWNTYEWWKSTQSVKAIDAGTLTNKKSQSEREKKVTPKHRAKDKDSGTKKSPQASKSFSTLNGDFSEGKHMAELIIPEINSVFEVYWGTGSVALQKGVGMYVSKWTTVPNLEGGHTVLSGHRDTVFTELGELEVGDQLSLEYKGKTYSYQITKIWITEPDDRTVITKKKKPTLTLTTCYPFDYVGSAPERYIIQSKLIK; from the coding sequence ATGGTGGGGTCAAAAATAAAACTTTTAGCGATTACACTTATAGCCTTTGGATTATTATTTAGTGCTTGGAACACCTATGAATGGTGGAAAAGCACCCAGTCCGTTAAAGCAATCGATGCAGGTACACTTACAAACAAAAAGAGTCAGTCGGAGCGTGAAAAAAAGGTGACTCCAAAACATCGAGCAAAGGATAAAGATAGTGGTACCAAAAAAAGTCCGCAAGCATCAAAAAGCTTTTCAACGCTTAACGGTGATTTTTCGGAAGGAAAGCATATGGCAGAATTGATTATTCCCGAAATTAATTCTGTGTTTGAGGTGTATTGGGGTACCGGTTCAGTAGCACTTCAAAAAGGTGTAGGCATGTATGTTAGTAAATGGACAACAGTTCCAAACTTAGAAGGTGGACATACCGTGTTAAGCGGGCATCGGGATACTGTTTTCACAGAGTTGGGAGAACTTGAAGTGGGTGACCAATTATCATTGGAATACAAGGGGAAAACTTATTCCTACCAAATTACAAAAATATGGATAACAGAACCAGACGATCGAACAGTAATCACAAAAAAGAAAAAACCAACTTTGACCCTAACAACGTGCTATCCATTCGATTATGTGGGCAGTGCACCCGAGCGGTATATCATCCAATCCAAACTAATTAAATAA
- a CDS encoding ParA family protein — MATIISLGLQKGGVGKSTTAGVLAHLLVRDGSKVLAIDMDSQGNLSELLTDLPSNDFVGKSVFEAIITKQPKDYIYEVNENLHLLPANNYLALFARWLYTKRIGTNDERLPYDGTPYEQVHIMLEEIKDDYDYVVIDTPPALSEQTTNALVASDYVITLFECSKFCYSAIPNFLDSIYAAQERKLNKVEPIGILRTLTDKRRTDAKMFNEIIAGDYPDLVFDTIISRKASTGRLSFYGFEDNHEINDALSQYEDFYKEVLNRMGVSKNE; from the coding sequence GTGGCGACTATTATTTCATTAGGACTTCAAAAGGGTGGTGTAGGCAAAAGCACTACAGCTGGTGTGTTGGCGCATTTACTAGTTAGAGATGGAAGTAAAGTATTGGCAATAGACATGGATTCGCAGGGGAACCTCAGTGAACTATTAACGGATCTACCTTCAAATGATTTTGTTGGAAAATCTGTATTTGAAGCGATTATAACAAAACAACCTAAAGATTACATATACGAAGTGAATGAAAATCTTCATCTTTTACCAGCTAATAATTATCTTGCTTTATTTGCGCGTTGGTTATACACAAAACGGATTGGAACTAATGACGAACGATTACCTTATGACGGGACTCCATATGAGCAGGTTCATATAATGTTAGAAGAAATAAAAGATGATTATGATTATGTAGTTATTGATACACCGCCGGCCTTATCTGAGCAAACAACAAATGCACTTGTAGCTAGTGATTACGTAATAACATTATTTGAGTGTTCAAAATTTTGTTATTCTGCTATTCCTAACTTTTTAGATTCCATTTATGCAGCCCAAGAAAGAAAACTAAACAAGGTGGAACCTATTGGAATTCTACGGACACTTACGGATAAAAGAAGGACTGACGCCAAGATGTTTAACGAAATAATTGCTGGTGATTATCCAGACCTAGTATTTGACACGATTATATCAAGAAAAGCTAGTACAGGCAGGTTATCGTTTTATGGATTTGAAGATAATCATGAGATAAACGATGCATTGTCACAATATGAGGATTTTTATAAGGAAGTTTTAAACCGAATGGGAGTGTCCAAGAATGAGTAA
- a CDS encoding FbpB family small basic protein, with translation MRRKNLNFEQLVNQNRKELLEDKEKITRLEIRLEKKQTDVTFSNSQGD, from the coding sequence ATGCGACGTAAGAATTTGAATTTTGAACAACTTGTTAACCAAAATAGAAAAGAACTCTTAGAAGATAAAGAAAAAATTACCCGACTTGAAATTCGTTTAGAAAAGAAGCAAACAGACGTTACGTTTTCGAATAGTCAAGGTGATTAG
- a CDS encoding replication initiation protein produces MKNNLVTQSNRLIEARYKQPLTAREQKIILTMVSMIQPGDDDFYTYSISVKEFHDMLGLEGREKYTEIKKIVENLMTKLIEIPEEDGGWTLTHWVSVGRYISGEGMIKLKFDPILKPYLLELKRAFTSYKLSNILSLNSMYAIRLYELTKKWEKLDKFEISIVDFKEKMGIKAGTYAKYNHLKQRVLKTSINEVNNKTDIDVTFEEIKQGRKVAKLAFFIKRKNKKELTSLNNSVINGYDKELFDDLNHLAEGYSISLSAFKKIKNAAIGLYQDDVQTQLENMVKIINIGFRQGEITSPVGLMIHLIKEKMELAANGYDPSFEKPSGEVLPDWFKNRKQQKSSKEDNIAETKEVERKRQIEFDELLAEFT; encoded by the coding sequence ATGAAAAATAACCTCGTTACACAATCTAATAGACTAATAGAAGCAAGATACAAACAGCCTTTAACTGCTAGAGAGCAAAAGATAATTTTAACGATGGTTAGTATGATTCAACCTGGAGATGACGATTTTTATACATATAGTATATCTGTTAAAGAATTTCACGATATGTTAGGTCTTGAAGGTCGTGAAAAGTATACAGAGATTAAAAAGATTGTAGAAAACCTTATGACAAAACTGATTGAGATACCAGAGGAAGATGGCGGATGGACATTAACGCATTGGGTTTCTGTAGGGCGATACATAAGTGGCGAAGGAATGATAAAATTAAAATTCGATCCAATCCTGAAACCATACCTGCTTGAATTAAAAAGGGCTTTTACATCGTATAAGTTAAGCAATATTTTATCATTGAATAGCATGTATGCTATACGACTGTACGAGTTAACAAAGAAGTGGGAGAAGCTGGATAAATTTGAAATTTCCATTGTAGATTTTAAAGAAAAAATGGGAATAAAGGCAGGCACTTATGCCAAATATAATCATCTTAAGCAAAGGGTGTTAAAGACATCAATTAATGAAGTTAACAATAAAACAGATATTGATGTTACCTTTGAGGAAATTAAACAAGGAAGGAAAGTAGCGAAACTAGCATTTTTTATAAAACGTAAGAATAAAAAAGAACTTACATCATTAAATAATTCTGTTATTAATGGATACGACAAGGAACTGTTTGATGATTTGAACCATTTGGCAGAGGGATATAGTATTTCTTTGTCTGCCTTTAAAAAAATAAAAAATGCTGCAATAGGATTATATCAGGATGATGTACAAACCCAGTTGGAAAACATGGTTAAAATAATTAATATAGGTTTTCGCCAGGGTGAAATAACGAGTCCGGTTGGTTTAATGATACACTTGATAAAAGAAAAGATGGAACTTGCTGCAAACGGTTATGATCCAAGTTTTGAAAAACCATCTGGGGAGGTCTTACCTGATTGGTTTAAAAATCGTAAGCAACAGAAATCCTCTAAAGAAGATAATATAGCAGAAACAAAGGAAGTGGAAAGAAAACGACAGATTGAATTTGATGAACTACTTGCTGAATTTACATAA